The DNA window TCGCTAAGCTACCCGACCTCGTCCGCCCGAGTGACAGGAATCCGAAAAGCAGGGCAGTCCCAGTCGAGATCGCTAGCACAACCAACAGAACGGGTAAATCGATCCTAAGATCACTTGTCCGCGGGATGCTGGTTGGGTAGGCCCGGATTAGCATCTTCAAGCCAGCGTTGGCCAGCCACAAACCCAGGATGCCACCGGCCCCGGCCATCACCACACCTTCGGTAATCGACTGCCGGAGCAACCGGCCGCGGCTGGCGCCAAGAGAAGTGCGCAGTGCAAACTCGCGGCTGCGTGATCCGGCGCGAGCCATCACCAAGTTTGTAAGATTCGCGCAGACGATCAGCAGAACAAATCCAACGGCGGCCTGCAGAACCCAGATTGCCCGGCTGGCATTTCCAACAATCGCATCCTGGAGCGTCCGCAACCGGAGCGTGTGGTCGATTGAGCGGATAGGGCGCTTGATGGGGACATGGTCCGTCACACCGGCACGATCACCCCAGTTTTCCAGAAATGCGCTCAACTCCGCCTGTGCCGCCTCCGCGCTGGCGCCGTCTTTCCGCCTCGCAACAACGTACAGGACATGCGCTTCGCGTTGCCGCGCCGCATTGGGGTGGAGCCAGAGGGGTAACCAAATCTGGGTGTGATGATCCATCACGTCGGCCCCAGGTGGCATAATGCCAACAATTTCGTGAGGGCGGCCTTCGATTTCCACCTTCTGTCCGATGATTGGCCGTCCTCCAAATCCGGTTCGCCACAGTTCGTGCGAGAGCATTGCGATCGGTGGCGGTAGTGTTCCGGTCCAGCGAGCGGTTTCTTCGTCCCGGAAAAAGCGTCCGTGCTCCGGCTGAATCCTGAGCGCCTTGAGCAAAGGTGCATCGACTGAGATTGAGCGCACCCGCAGAGGGCGATCCCCCGCCGTCAGGTTCACCTCCCCAGTAGTGTATGCGGCACCGCCGGTAGAATAAGCGCCAACATCCGCGAATGACTGGTTCATCTGGCGGAACTCCAGGTACTCTGGCGCGGAGAGTGCAGTTCCAGTTGCTCCCGTGACCGGAGATTCCGCGGTCAGATACATCAATTGATCGGGCTTAGGATAGTCCAGTGGACGCAGGAGCACCCCATGTACGATCGTGAAGATCACAGTGGTGACGCCGAACCCAAGAGCCAACGTGGTAACGACTACGGCAGTGAACCCTAAGCTCTTTGCTAATGATCGAATCGTATGACGGACGTCCCGTACAAAATCTTCAACAAAGTTTACGCTGCGCATATCCCGGCACTCCTCTTTGTATTGCGTGGCGCCTCCGATCGTTCGCCGCGCGGCCCAGCGGGCGGCCTCGGGCGTCATGCCGGATGCAATGTTCTCTTCGATGAGCTGATCCAGGTGGAAAGCAAGTTCGGCTTCAAGCTCGAACTCGACCTTCCGGCGGCGGAACAGCGACCGAAGCCGCAAACGGGCTTTGTCCAAAATCCGCATGGCTAAGCCTCCTGGACCACGACGTTGATGGCCGCCGATAGCCGAACCCAGTTCGCCAATTCCTTTTCCAGTTGTTCTCGTCCCGAAGGCGTCAGCGAGTAGAACTTAGCCATACGCCCGGTCTCAGTCGTCCGCCACTCGGCCTCAATCCAGGCCTGCTGTTCCAGACGGTGTAGCGCCGGGTACAGAGACCCCTGTTGGATCTGGAGAGCATCTTGTGAAACCAGTTGGATGCGCTTGGCAATCGCCCAGCCATGTTTGGGTTCGAGCGAGATGGTCTTGAGAATCAAGAGATCGAGAGTGCCTTGGACAAGATCGGTTGGCTTTGCCATACGCCTAGACTACCAACAATTGTAGATAATCTGAATATCATCCCTCAGGCTGGCCTGAGTGACGGACGACAGGCGTCGAGAGCAAGCAGCTACTTCGATCTTGGCTTTGGTCCATGTTTTCAACTGGAGATCTCGACGTAGTTCGTACGAACCGAAGCCTGGCAGAACGCTGTACTGCACGGAGTGATTGAGTATCGCCTGAGCTTCAGGTTGGGAGTTTCCGGTTCACTCCGCCTTCGGATTCGGGCGTGCCGCCGAGGTCTGATCGATGAAGAACAAGCTATCGTATCGCTCTGTGATCACTTGCTCGAAGATTGTATAGTTCGGCGCGTCCTCATCAAAACGCCCCATGATGTTGCGTGTGGAATGCTTCACGCCGAGCCACTCAGCGACGGGACCAGTTCTCGGGGCACCCCGCAGATCCAGGGCAAACAGCGGTGTGCCGCTCGCTGCCAGCGTGGCATCCAAGCTTCCCGCCGGAAGCGGGCCAACCGTAAAATTCTCCATCCCTCCATTCCTTGCCCCTGCCCGGAACGAGCCCTGGTTGAAAGCAAAGCCAAAGGTGACCAACTTGTCTCCGTACATCTTTCGCAGCACCGCTCCCATGCTGTTATCTGGCCCCGTCATGACGTGAAAATTGTGAGCTGACAGAACGATCTTGGCGCCCTTCGACTGATTGAGAATCCACTTTAGGTTGGCCGCCATGCTCGCGTCGCGCATCGCCATGGATAATGGCCCATTCCTCATGTTGGCGGCCTGCTGGATAAACTGCCGCACAATATGCGCGTTCTGGATCGCCCACTCGAGGCCAGCGCGCGGGCGCTGAGCCTCCAAACGCTTCACGACCTTCTCCCACTCAATCGCAATTTCCGGATCCACTGCTCTCGGATTCAGGGCAAGCGCCATCTTTGAGGCGTGCGCCAAAGCGGGTGCGTAATCCACATCTGCCTTCTCTACGAAATCACGCACGATCTTGAGGGCAAGAGTGGGATTCTGCATATCAAAGCCTGTGAACTCGATACGTCCTTTTCCCGATTTGTTGTAGTCTCGCATCCACAGCACCATGTCGAGCACTTCCTGTGTGTCCCACAGCGTGAGCGGACCTTTGAGAAGCTTCGCCGGATCGCCCTCTCCCTTGAGGACGAAATCGTTCAGGCGATACGACTCTGGCATGCTCGCTTCGAGTGAGAAGATCGAAAAGCCCATCTGTGTAACGAGGAACTCCAGCATCCGGTGCTTCAGATGGAAGAATTCCCGTGTGCCATGCGTTGCTTCGCCGAGCGCCACAATGCGCGCATCACCCACGATCTTCTTCAGCGGCTCCATGTCCTCAAACCCGTGCCCTGCAACCGGCGTTGCCAGCGGGATTGCAGCGCGGCGAATCCACTCTGAGACGGCATCGGATGGACTCGGCGTCATGGGGAGGTTGCTCTTCGTATTCTGGGCAAGTGCAAGGGCTGCACCGGCAGTTGCTGCCAAGGCGGCACGTCGAGAGAGTCTCATGCCCATACCAGACGCGGGGCTCTTTTAGAAAGTTTGCCCGGCAGTGGGTACTGCTAAAAATTCGAGTGGGCCGGATCGACACCTTTTGCGACTGATCCTTGGCCGGGGAGCGAGCAGAATCTCCATTCGGATATGCTCAGGTAAATCCAGATCGTGTCCAGTTTAGCGGCAAACGGAGGAGCCCTCCCTGTGAACTATAGATCTCGAAAGGGAAAGGTGGAGCGATGAAGAGAACAGCATTGCTGCGATTCGACGGCGCTGTCGAGCGGGATCCTGCTATCGATGTCTGGATGAAAGAGCATGCCGGTGAATTGGGAGCCATTGCGCATCAATGGTTTGAGGCGATGCGGAAATGCGGAGACGAAGTCCGGGAGCTCTTTCATGACGGCTGTCCAGTTGCCTGTTTGGGAGATGTCCCCTTCGGCTACGTCAATGTATTCACTTCGCATGTCAACGTGGGGTTCTATCAGGGGGCATCGCTGCCGGATCCGGCTCACTTGTTGCAAGGCGCCGGCAAGTTTATGCGCCATGTGAAGATCCGGCCGGGAACGGCCACAAACGCCGCAGCACTACGCCAGCTCATTGATGTGGCTTACTCGGATATCAAGGTGCGCGTCGAACACGGCTAGCACCTGAAGAGGGCAACGCGGGTAGGAACCATCAGATTCGTAACAGTATGTCGTAGTTAGTTGTCGTGGCTGGATTGCCCACGATGCAGGAGCGACCAGACCACAGCGTGGGGCTCGACTTCGGCATCTCATGCGAGCGCCTACCAGGACTGACATACGCTCGCCCGAAACACTTGCCTCCTTCGTTGCGGTACGAAGGACCCTGTCTTACTCGTGCCGCAGAGCCACCAGCGGGTCAATTCGAGACGCTCGCCTTGCCGGCACATAGCCAGCGAGAATCGCGGCGCCGAGGAGGACAGTACCTGCCAGCGCCAGGATTCCCGGATCATTGGGCTGGGTTCCGAACAGCAACGATTTGACAAAGCGGGATGCGCCTAACGCAACAGGCACGCTGATCGCCAGTCCCACTGCGGCCAGGAGGAGAACGCGGCGCAGAACCATCCAGATCATAGCGCCGCGTTTCGCGCCCAGAGCCATACGGATTCCAATCTCACTAACCTGCCGCGCGACGCTGTAGGACATCGTTCCGTAGAGTCCCACACAGGCAGTCAGCAGCGCGAGAACCGCGAAACCCGTGCATAATTTCGCGAACGTGACTTCCCGGCTGATCGTTCGATCAATTTCCGCAGCCTGTGTGACCACCTTAGTGAGGGGTATGGAGGAATCTGCCTCCCGCACGATCTCACGCACATTCCTGACATACAGCAGCGGATCGCCCGTGGTACGCAGCGCATAGGTCATTCCGCCAGGAGAAATCTGGCTGGCCGCCACAAACACGGTCATAGAGCTCTCCTCTTTCAGACTGCCGTGCCGCAGGTTAGCCGACACACCGGTGATTTCGAGATCGCGCTTCTCATCCAGGAACGTGATTCGTCGGCCCACTGGGTTTTCGTTCCCGAAGTAAGTCCGTGCCAGCCGCTCGCTGATGACTGCAACCGGTGTGGAGCCCGGCTGGTCGCGGTCGTCAATCTCACGCCCAGCGAGGACCGGGATCTGCATCGTCGTGAGGAAACGCGGTCCGGCGACCAGGACGCGCGCGCCTTCGACGGTAACAGCGCCGATCTTTATGGGCCCCCTGTATGTGACCCCGGCACGGTCGGCGCTGATGATCGAAGCGTGCGAAAGCGTTGCGCTATTCACTCCAGGGATCGATTCGAAACGTTTGCGCAGATCCGCGTAGAAAGTGGCAATCTCCGGGTCGCGATGCCCGGCCTGCCGCGCATTCAACGAGAACAGAAGGATGTTCTCGCGGGTGTACCCCAGTTGGACGGAGTGCAGCTTATGGAGCGTCTGGACAAACAAACCCGCGGCAACGAGGATGAGAAAAGACATCGCAATTTGGGCAACCACCAGGACGTGCTGCATGCGACGGCGCGATCCGCCCCCGCGGCTAATCTTTAGCTCTGGTATGACGTCCGGACGCGTCGACTGAATCGCTGGGACGAGGCCAAATAACAGGCCACAAACCACGGAGAGCGCCGCCGTCATAGCCAGCACCTTCCAGTTCAATTCCGCGTGCAGCGTAAAGTTCTCCTGCCCCTTGGAGAACAGAAAGGTCAGCGATTGCACGCCCCAGATCGCAAACAAGACCCCGAATGCTCCGCCGAGCGACGCCAACATGACACTCTCGGTCAGCAACTGCCGCACGATGCGGAAGCGCCCCGCTCCCAAGCTGAGCCGGACCGCCATTTCGCGGCGCCGCGCGGCTGCCCGTGCCAGCAGCAGGTTGGCGATGTTTGCGCATGTGATCGCCAGAATCAATCCCACCATCGCCAGGAGCACAGATAGAGGCTTGGAATACTCGCGGCGCAAGCTGCCCAGACCGGCGGCCCCCGGATGCAGCAAGAGCGCGGGCAATTTGACGCGTTCACCGTCGGTCGCCGCCGTGGAGGCAACCCATTGGTGGAAGCGGGGAGCCAGCGCGGCCTGCGCCTGGGCCATGCTGACACCGGGACGCAGGCGGCCCATCATTTCGACCCAATAGTGGTTTCCGTCGCGATAGATGCGCTCCGTTCCGGGTCCGTCCACGAGCAGATTCGTGTGCAATGGAAGGTAAAGGCCCGGCGCCGCCGCCGGGTCGACCCCGAAAAATTCCGGCGGTGCAACGCCGATCACCGTAAAGGGCACGTTATCGACGAGAATCGCTTGTCCAATCGCATTGGACGGCCCTCCAAAGCGCTGCTGGCTTGTCGCAAAACTGATGACGGCGACGGCCGCTGCGCCTGGACGGTCGTCTTCGGAGCCGATCAGCCGTCCCGCAGCCGGCGACACAGCCAACCCGCGAAAATACTCACCGCTGACGTACTCCGCGCTGACGCTCATGGCCTGCCCGCGGATGGACAGGGTACGGTTTCGTCCGTTCACGTATCCGAAAAGCGTCGAAAAGACGGGATTGTCCTCGCGTAGCGTCTCGAACGCCCCATACGGGAATATCCCGGTGACCACGGCGCCTTTGGCGCCCTGCCAGAAAAGGCCGGATACCGAATGGACAACGTGCACCCAATCCTTACTCGCGCCCTGGGGCGGCTGGCTATGCCAGTTCAAAACCACCAGCGACTCAGGATCGGCCACCGGCAGCGAGCGCAACAGAATCGACTCCATAAAACTGTAGATCGCAGTATTGGCCCCGATGCCGAGCGCCAGCGACAAGACCGCCAAAGCGCTGAATGCCTTGTTGGTGGCCATGGTCCGAAAGCCATAGCGGATATCCTGACCCAGTTCCGACCAGAATCGTGTCAGCCAAATCTCCCGTGACTCTTCGTGCTTGAGGCCGAGGTTGCCAAATCGCCGGCGTGCTTCCGCCCGGGCGTGATCTGCCGTCATCCCGTCTGCTTCCAGTTCCGCGGCTCTTTCCGCCAGATGGAGTTCCAGTTCTTCACGCAGCGTCTCGCTGCGCCTGGCGCTTTCTATCCAATACTTCAACCGTCGGAACATGTCCGTCACTCCGTTCCCATCACGCGCGCGATCGCGAGCGTGAGTTTGGCATACTGCCGGGTTTCAACGGCTAGCTGTTTGCGGCCAGCCGCCGTAATGGTGTAGATCCTCGCCCGCCGATTGTTCGACGTCACGCCCCAGACACCGTCGATCCAGCCGTTGAGCTCCAGCCGTTGGAGGGCGGGATACAACGAGCCCTCCTCGACAAGGAGTTCATTGTCGGAGGATTGTTGGATGAACTGGACGATGCCGTATCCATGGAGGTCGCGCAGCGACAGCGTCCGCAGAATCAACATGTCCAGGGAACCGGGTAATGAATCGTTCTTTTGCGCCTTGCGTCCCATACCAAGAATTCTTAGCTTATGGCCACGAGAATGCGCGCGTCAAGTTCAGGTTGTTTAGCCCTCGAGCCGCTGATGGTTTGGGCAAGTGGTGCGCATGCCCTGTCAACCGGAGATGATCCGATGAACGAGAAGTCGCCACGGCCTCTGTCTCGATTGCTCCTGGATCACGCGCGATTCGCCAATGGACAGCTAGCCGGCGACTTCGCCAGAAGTGGAGCACCCGTGCCCGCGCTGCGAAAATTGAAGGGAAGCACGCTGTATGCTCCTGATTCCAAAAGCATCACTTTAGGTGGATTCCGTCATTGCGAGCGCGATGTCCAGGCATACCCTTGCCATCGTTGGATCGTCGAAGCCTCGTGTTGAGAATCAGGAAATCGCGCCCGGTGTGGCCCAAGAACACGTTGTGGTTTTTCCTACCGGCGCGACATCGCAGTTTGCGCCTCAGAAATTCCAAGCGATGCCGAAAGGTCGAAGCGCGTACACTGGTCGAGCGACTCGACCCTAAACCGGCGGTTTTCGTGGACTCTCCGATCGATCTCGCGGCGATCGTTCTACCGCCATAGCCCGGTGCGGAGGATTGCTTTGCCGTGTTGGACCAACAAGCAGCGATGCGGACGAAGGCTGCGCAAGTTGGCGCACTCGGCTCCCCATGGGCATGCAAGATTCTGCTCGGCCCAAACTACATGGCCACGCCAGAGCACTTTTTCGGCCCCTTGGACAGGAATGCCGGCATGAACCCTGGCAGGATTTCACGGTGCTTATGAAATGGACCACCAGCCAGGGCCGATAGTGTGCTTTTTCGAAAGAAAGTAACGATGGCTCGCGTAATATACCCCGATCAAAATCCATGCTCAATCACGCGCGATGCGGAGGTTGAGCGATGATTCCCGAACAGTCGAGAGTAGGACGGTTTCAATTCTGGAGTTGCATCGACAGTCTGATGCCGCTCGCGTGTTCGGGGCGGAATATGAGGGCAAATACGAAGAGCCTCCCAGGAGGGGAGGCTCAGACTTGCATTCGAATTTGATATCGATCGACTAAAGACTGGAACTGGAGCTGGAGCGCACTCGACCGGCGCCGAGGAGTCTCAGATCGCTGTCGGTGAGGCTGTCATGACGTTCGTCGAAAACCTTCCAGAGTTCGTCTTTTCCAGATACGAGCAGGTCGGTTCCGGCTTCAGCCCACTTGCCCAGATTCTCCATGCGGCTCTCGCCAAGATCCACCAGTTCGGCAATCTTGAGATTGTAATGGTCGACGCGGTAGTAGGCGTAAGCTGCGGCCTTGAACGCATTGAGCCAGTCCTGACAGGAGATTTCACCTGATCCGGAATCGGCCTGATTCAGTTTCCGGAGAGCGGCGTCGAGTTCCTGATAGGCAGCCTTCTGCTTTGTGATGTTGGAATCGATCTTTGTCGCCAATTCAGACAAGGACTTGGACATGAACTTTGCGTTCACTGCGCTGGCAGACTCGCCTTCGGCTTTGAAAACACCCGCCTTGAGGCGCTTTTGACGGATCTTGGCGCTGATCTTGTCGACTCCAAAGCTGAGCACACTCCCAACCAAGGGAACTCTTCCGGCGAGAAACCGGATCGCCATGGTGGGCGACTTGCGCATCATCTTGCGGCCGGTAAATCGAGCGCTCGTCTGGAGGCGGCTGGTGAAGTTGTGGCTGTTCCGCCAGGCGGCGGCTTCCGCCTCCTCCATGATCTGGTTGAATTCATCTTGGCTTGGCATTGTGTGGGTACGCACAGCTTATCACTGCCATGGAGAAAGCAACTACAAGCCCAAAGAAAAGGCACTAGCGATTGATTCAGATCGATTAAGAAATTTATGAAAAAACAAATAACCTAAGGCATTTCACCTATTCACCCTAGAGCCATCCGTCTAGAAAAAACAAAAATATTCATGGCCAGATTGTTACGAATTGGACGGGCGCTCGCCCGTCCAATTCGTTGCATGTGCTAGAACGCGAAGCGGAGACCGAGTTCGACCACTCGCGGGGCGCTCACCGAGGTGATTTTTCCGAAGGTGGTTGTATTCAACTGCGTCGTGTCCGGGTTGTTCAGATTCGCGTGGTTGAACAGATTGTAGAACGAGGCCCGGAATTCAAGACGCCGGCGCTCCGTAAAGCGGAGTTGCTTTTGCAGTGCCAGGTCGGTGTTCCAGGTGCCAGGACCACGCATGAAGCCGATGCCTGTATTGCCGAAAGTTCCGGGGGCGTTTTGCGCGAAAGCGGCCGGGTTGAACCAGGCGCTCATCTGGTCCTGACGGCTGCGGTCGCCGGAAAGGTGCCAGTTGCCGATGACGTCCGCCGTGTCGCCGCCAATGGCGCTGAGGGAATTGTCACGGCCGGCGCGGATGGTGAGCGGCGATCCACTGACCGCATTGGCGATGCCGCTCAACTGCCAGCCACCAATCGTGTAGCGCTGCCATTTGGGAGAGCCTGCATTCGCAAACGGCAGATCCCACATCGCCGAGACGATGAAGTTGTGCGTTCGATCGAGGCCAAGCGGACCGTAGTCCGATTGGTAGTTGTAGGGATTGCGCGGGCCGTTGCTGCCTTCGCCATTTGAGACGTTCACGCCCATCGCCTTGGACCAGGTGTAGGAGCCGAGGACACTGAAGCCTTTCGCATATCGACGGTTCATCACCACTTGCATCGCATTGTAGTTGGAGCTGAAGGCGCTGAGCGTGTTGTTGATCTGACCGAACTGCGGGTAGAGACGGCGGGTCTGGGTGTTCGCAATCGTGGACTGGCCGGGGATGTATTGCGCAAAGTTCGATTCGACCGTCGAGAAGAGGTTCACCGAGGAGCTGCCGATGTAGTTTAGTTCGAGCGCAGTTCCTTTTCCGATCGCCTGTTGCAGCGAGAGGCTCCATTGGTAATCGGACTGCGTCTTGAAGGGTAGGCTCCAGGTGGTTTCGTTCGCGGTGGGAACGAAGTCGGCATTTTTGAGGTTGGCGCCCGAGGGACGCGGGAAGGGGCTAACGCCGTTGAAGGGCGCATTGGCGAAGATGTTGTAGGCATCGCCGCTGACAACGGTGAGATCGGTGGTGTAAGGCTGGATCAGCGTAAAGCGGTTGAGGCTGATGCCACGGGTCATCGGGACGAAGTACTTGCCACCGCCGAGGCGGATGGAAGTTTTGCCGTCGCCGAAGACGTCCCAGGCGATGCCGAGACGCGGCGCGATGTTATTCCAGCGGCTGCCGACCACACTCTGCGGGACGTTGGGGTCGCCTGCGAAGAGCAGTCCTTGCGGGGCCTTGGGGAAGAGCTGCGATTGCTTGCCGGGGGCGAAGAGCATCATCTGGCCGTCTTCAGAGACATAGCCGTTGTAGGGTTCCCAACGGACGCCGATGTTGAGGGTGACGCGGCGGCTGAGCCGGAAGTCGTCGTGTGCAAAGAGGGCCGGGAGATTCTGGCGCACGCGCGAGGTGAGTCCGGTGACCTGGCGGTAGGAGTTGAATTTGCCGAGCAGGAAGTCGGCTGCGGCGTTGCCCGATTGCGCGCCGGTGAATTGGATGTTGCCGCCGGACTGCCAGTTCTGCAGCTCATTGACGCGGTTGCGGTAATACTCAAAGCCGAAGCTCATCGAGTGTCGGCCTTTGTTCCAGGACAGCGTGTTGTTGATGTGGGTGGTGGGCATGATGTCACGCGTGGGCGCGCCGGTACCGGCCGAGACAAAGCCCGAGATGCCGAGAACCGATTCGGGCGTGAGTCCGAAGCCGGTGTTGATGTTGGCAATGCTGATGGGCAAGCCGAGCCCGGTGAGCGAGAAGTCCTTGCGGGTGAGGAGGCCGAAAGCGCTGCGGACATAGCTCATGCGGAAGGAGTTGACGAGCGACGGCGAGAAGATGTGGTCTTCGCCGAGAGTGTAGTTCTGGAAGCGGGTGGGGAGATCGCAGAGCCAATCGGCAGCAACGCTCGCGCAGGGTTGCACTTGCGGGACGTCGTTATAGAAGGCGCGGAAGTTGATCTTGTCCTTTTCGCTAATGGTGTAATCGAGGCGGCCGATGATCTGGTTCTGGTCGAGACGGTTGCCGCTGGGCGCGAAGCTGTAGAAGTTGGTGGCGTCGTTGGCGCGCGGGAGGTATTTCGCCATGAAGGTGTTGGCAAAGGGGCGGATGCGACTGGCCGGGATCTGGTTGTTGGGGAAGACGGCGCCGGGATTGTCGGGGTCGCGGATGACGGTGCTTTGGCCGGAGAAGTTGCCGAGACGCTCGGCATCGTTCAAGGTGCGGTAGCGGGTGTCGCTGGGGGTGCCGCGGGTCTTGGTTCCCTGGTAGCCGAAGAAGAAGAATAGTTTGTTTTTGACGATGGGGCCACCGAAGGTGCCGCCGTATTGGTTGCGTTTGAAGTCTGCGCGCTTGGCAGCAAAGAAGTAGCGGGCATCGAGTTGGGTGTTGCGAATGAACTCGAAGGCGGAGCCGTGGAATTCATTGGTTCCGGAGCGGGTGACGGCCGAAACCGAGGAGGTGCCGCGGCCGAAGGCGGCCGAGTAGTTGCGGGTGGTGGTGGTGAATTCCTGGAGAGCGTCGGGATTGGGATACTCGTTCGCAATCGAGTAGAAGGAGTTCATGTTGTAGCCACCATCGAGCGTGAAGTTCATGTCGATGTTACGGCCGCCGGAAGTGCTGAAGGTGGACTGCGTCGCGCCGAATTGGCCGCCGGTGCCTGCGTTAACGACGCCGGGCAAGAGGGCGACGAGTTGGAGAGCGTTGCGGCCATTGAGGGGCAGTTGCTCGATGCGCTTGCTGTCCATGAGTTGGGAGACGGAACTGGTGGAGGTGACGACGGGCGGAGGCGTGCCTTCGACCTCGACGGTCTCGCTGACGCTGCCGATTTCGAGTTTGGGACGCACGGTGAGCTGCTGACCGACGGTGAGTTGGAGAGGACCGAGATGGAGTTCGCGAAAGCCTTGGGCGGTGACGTTGATCGAGTATTCGCCGCGGGGAAGATCGATGAAATTGAAGAAGCCTTCGGCGCTGCTTTGGGTATGCCGCGTTTCACCGGTTTGGGTGTTTCGTAGGACGAGGTTGGCGCCGGGTAGAGCGGCTTGGGTGGAGTCGGTAACGGTTCCATTGATGGAGCCGTTGACTTGCGCCAGCAACATTGCTGGCAGAAATATCGCTAAGTATAGACTACAGAGTCTAAATATGTTCATGATGCCCTCCTGAAGAGCAACTGCAGATTCTTGCTGGGACAATATCACATTCGAGGGGCAGGTTCTTCGTTGGAGGCCACAGAATTGCTTCATTTAAGGTCGCCTGGAAACCTCTTAAGCAATTGAAAATAATTGAGATATTTGCTCGGTAGTTTTATCCCTTCGTTTTTGGTGTCTAGGTGAGTTTTGGGATCGGAGGGCGACGAGACATCTACTGCTTATTTCAGTTGATCTCCTCCGGAGGGTGCTGCAGCAGGAGTGCAAGAGGATTTTCTGGGAAATCCATTTAGGAATCGGTGACCGGGTTGCGAGTGTTTCGCGAGTTGGAGATCACGCCGTGCGGGCTCTTGTTAGAGCACGCCACTCAAACGCGAGGCTGCCTGGAGCACGGCCGACAAGTAGAGACACAGGACGGCCAAAGCGGCACAATCGACCAGCCTCAAGCTTTGTGGAGCCTGCCTGAGCGTCATTTTCGAATGGCAGCGCGCGCGAACTCGCTTCTCCCAATCGGCGCTGGGTTTGACAGTTCGCAAGTTGGCCAAGCGTTCAATCACTTGATCTTCGCGATTCGTCATTGGATCACCTCATTCGAAAGGATGCCGCTAGGCAGTTCCTGGTCCTTCAATCGTTGCGCGAGTAGGGCGCGAGCGCGACTCAGGCGTTGGCGCAGGGCTTCCGGGGAGACGCCACAGACGAGGGCGGCATCTAAGGGGCGCAGGCCTTCATAGCCAACCAGCAAGAGGACTTCCCGGTATTTGGGCGGCAACTCCATGAGAGCTGTTTCGAGCCGCTGTTCCAATTCATCGACAACCGCTAAGTCGAGCGGCGAGGACGGGGCGCCGCTTTGGCATAAGGATATCCAATCGCGCGCTTCAGCTTGTTCGCGGGATCTGGAACGGTAGTCGCTGAGGAACAAGTTGCGTGCGACGGTGAAGAGCCAGGGTCCGAGCCGGGTGTCGGGGGCGAGCGTCTTTCCGTTGGAGACCAATCGCAACCAGGTTTCTTCCAGTAAATCCTCGGCAGCGCTGCGGTTTCTTGTCATGCGCAGGAGGAAGTTGAAGAGGCGCAAGTTATAGGCATCGTAGATCGCGTCAAAAGCACGGACATCACCAGCCCGCAACTGTTGGACAAGCGCGACTTCCTGTTCTCGCTCCATAGGAAGCATAACGCCAACCAAGCTTGTTCGTGACAGCTGTCACGAGTTGCGGCTTGCGGCGTTATTCCCAAGTGTAGTCACTGTGACAACAAGTAAGGAGAATCGATATGCGTGGAATTGTTGGAGCGAGCATGGCTTCGCTTTTGGGTTTACTGATTTGCGTGGCGCCGACCCTGGTTGGCGTCTGGTATGCGATTCGGCCGAGCGAGCGGGGGTTGGCGCTGATGAAGCCGCTGACGCTGGCCGCCACGTTTTCGGCGCTCTGTGGACTTGTCTTGGCGATTGCGAATGGCGCTCTCGTTGCCAGCACATTGGCCGATATAAATCTGGCGGGCGTCCGGCTGATAGGAGCCGTTCTGTCGGAAGGGCTTGCGCC is part of the Bryobacter aggregatus MPL3 genome and encodes:
- a CDS encoding RNA polymerase sigma factor is translated as MEREQEVALVQQLRAGDVRAFDAIYDAYNLRLFNFLLRMTRNRSAAEDLLEETWLRLVSNGKTLAPDTRLGPWLFTVARNLFLSDYRSRSREQAEARDWISLCQSGAPSSPLDLAVVDELEQRLETALMELPPKYREVLLLVGYEGLRPLDAALVCGVSPEALRQRLSRARALLAQRLKDQELPSGILSNEVIQ